The Chryseobacterium glaciei DNA window TTTTTGTAGTGATAGACAATTCCTACAACCTGCCACTGACCTTGGTAAAAATTAATTTCTTTTTTGGACTGAATATTTTGTAACATTTCCGGAGTTTCTTTCACAATATCAATATCTACAGCGTCGTGATAGACGAGGTTAAAATCTGTATCATAGATGGCAACTTCTACTTCATTCAGAATATTCCGATTGTTATGATAAATTTCCTGTAGCGTTTTTTTATCTACGTGAGCGTTGAGAAATATATTAGCTTTGGTGTAAGCTTCCTTTGTGAGAAGATTATAGAACTCATTTTCTCTGCTTTCTTTGGCAGAAGTATATATAACTAAAGCAAACACCAATAGGATAGTGACTGTAATGGCTGTAAATAATATGGTGATGCGGGTTTTGATTTGCATTTATGCTATTTTTAAGATAAATCCCATCCCTGATTTGGTATGAATAAGCTTTTGATCAAAATCTCTATCGATTTTCTTTCTTAAATAATTGATATAAACATCAATGAAATTGGTGCCTGTATCAAAATGAGTATCCCAAACTTTTTCTGCAATTTCTACTCGTGATAATACTCTTTCCGGATTTTGAATCATGTATTCGAGGAGTTTAAATTCTTTTGGCGTGAGATTGATTTCCTGAGTTCCTCTTTTTACAATTTTAGTATTTAGGTTCATTTCAAGATCGGCAAAACGGAGAATAAAACCTGTGCTGTTCACTGTTTTATTATTTCGTTTAAGCAAAGCTCGGATGCGAACCAATAATTCGCGCATCTCAAAAGGTTTTACCAGATAATCGTCAGCTC harbors:
- a CDS encoding response regulator transcription factor, producing the protein MNILLIEDDLRVADLINRGLQEHGFNPTLAYDGLSGKKLALQNDYDLIITDIILPKMDGLDLCKQIRQTKPELPIIMLTALGTTDDKVEGFDAGADDYLVKPFEMRELLVRIRALLKRNNKTVNSTGFILRFADLEMNLNTKIVKRGTQEINLTPKEFKLLEYMIQNPERVLSRVEIAEKVWDTHFDTGTNFIDVYINYLRKKIDRDFDQKLIHTKSGMGFILKIA